A stretch of Prosthecochloris marina DNA encodes these proteins:
- a CDS encoding TIGR04283 family arsenosugar biosynthesis glycosyltransferase produces MDISIIIPTYNEAETIAGTLSNICNANGAGNNIEVIVSDAGDDNTIRIAGKFPVRTCRSPKGRSIQMNRGAQIATGQILYFLHADTVPPPGFADSIVSAVEQGKSAGCFQLCFDDPHWLMQTYGWFTRLPLMVCRGGDQSLFITRDLFSRIGGFNEKMRIMEDIEIIERINRHTVFTILDDAVITSARKYAVNGRIRLQVIFGTIHLLYALGFDLDLLTNFYSRNIS; encoded by the coding sequence ATGGACATAAGCATTATCATTCCAACGTATAATGAGGCCGAAACCATTGCCGGAACACTTTCCAACATCTGTAACGCCAATGGTGCAGGAAACAATATCGAAGTCATTGTCAGTGATGCCGGCGATGACAACACGATCCGCATTGCCGGCAAATTCCCCGTCAGAACCTGCCGCTCGCCAAAAGGCCGCTCGATACAGATGAACCGGGGAGCACAAATCGCAACAGGTCAAATACTATACTTCCTTCACGCCGACACTGTACCGCCTCCCGGGTTTGCAGACAGCATTGTAAGCGCTGTAGAACAGGGTAAATCTGCCGGTTGTTTCCAATTGTGCTTCGACGATCCTCACTGGCTTATGCAAACCTATGGATGGTTTACACGGCTTCCCCTGATGGTCTGCAGGGGTGGCGACCAGTCTCTTTTCATCACTCGTGATCTTTTCAGCCGGATCGGCGGTTTCAATGAAAAAATGCGTATAATGGAGGATATCGAGATAATTGAACGCATCAACAGACACACTGTATTTACCATACTTGATGATGCTGTAATCACATCCGCAAGAAAATATGCTGTAAACGGCAGAATCAGGTTACAGGTGATTTTCGGGACGATCCATCTGCTCTATGCACTGGGATTCGATTTAGACCTTTTAACAAACTTCTATTCTCGAAACATCTCCTGA
- a CDS encoding sigma-54-dependent transcriptional regulator: MGYLPVDAIDGEECISILEREKIDILLLDINMPKKDGFGVMSYLRKKEIPIPVIMITALNDIPNTVKCIKMGAYEYLTKPLDVDRLQIVMRNAISESELHDAVSQLKKELKTKEIFRQIIGESSSIKQTMEQALQVMETDLNVLIIGESGTGKELFAQAIHEGSKRKHGPFISVNCAAISHELAESLLFGHSKGSFTGANNDHEGFFEQADQGTLFLDEIGDMNADIQAKVLRAIQEKKIRRVGEKIERSINFRVISATHWNFAHALDSNSFRDDLYYRLEEYPLYIPPLRERKEDIPFLAKHFLEKFCSANNIKQLSLTPEATEEMVEYHWPGNIRELKNAIQRTAISSKNIGEITSILRHRGGHIRKNDQKIATPNNCTHLETSCKKEKIQSLEEIERRAIEEAYKACEGNPTKTAQALGIGRATLYRKLKKFGLN; the protein is encoded by the coding sequence ATGGGTTATCTGCCTGTTGACGCAATCGACGGAGAGGAATGTATTTCGATTCTCGAAAGAGAAAAAATAGACATCCTTCTCCTGGATATCAACATGCCGAAAAAAGACGGTTTCGGAGTCATGTCGTATCTCCGAAAAAAAGAAATTCCGATACCGGTCATCATGATTACCGCTCTCAATGACATACCCAATACGGTAAAATGCATTAAAATGGGCGCGTACGAATATCTCACCAAGCCGCTGGATGTGGACCGGCTTCAGATCGTCATGAGAAATGCAATCAGTGAATCGGAACTTCACGATGCAGTTTCCCAGCTAAAAAAAGAGCTGAAAACCAAGGAAATCTTCAGACAAATCATTGGAGAAAGCTCTTCGATCAAACAAACAATGGAACAGGCTCTGCAGGTCATGGAAACGGACCTCAATGTCCTGATAATCGGAGAAAGCGGAACCGGCAAGGAGCTTTTCGCTCAGGCCATTCATGAAGGCAGCAAAAGAAAACACGGCCCTTTTATCTCTGTCAATTGCGCAGCTATTTCTCACGAACTTGCAGAAAGCCTTCTTTTCGGACACTCCAAAGGCTCATTTACCGGTGCGAACAATGACCACGAAGGATTTTTTGAACAAGCCGATCAGGGTACGCTTTTCCTTGATGAAATCGGAGATATGAACGCAGATATACAAGCAAAAGTACTCAGAGCCATTCAGGAGAAGAAGATTCGAAGGGTCGGAGAAAAAATCGAACGCAGCATCAACTTCAGGGTCATTTCCGCAACCCACTGGAATTTCGCTCATGCACTCGACAGCAATTCCTTCAGAGACGACCTCTATTATAGACTCGAAGAGTATCCGCTTTACATCCCACCACTTCGGGAGCGAAAAGAAGATATCCCTTTTCTGGCAAAGCACTTCCTCGAAAAGTTTTGCAGTGCAAATAACATCAAACAGTTGAGCCTTACGCCTGAAGCTACCGAGGAAATGGTGGAATATCACTGGCCTGGCAATATTCGCGAACTTAAAAACGCCATTCAGCGAACAGCGATCAGTAGCAAAAACATTGGAGAAATAACCTCGATATTACGGCACAGAGGTGGACATATCAGAAAAAACGATCAAAAGATCGCCACTCCGAATAACTGTACCCACCTCGAAACATCTTGTAAAAAAGAAAAAATTCAGAGCCTCGAGGAAATCGAACGCCGCGCAATCGAAGAGGCTTATAAAGCCTGTGAAGGCAACCCGACAAAAACCGCTCAAGCCCTCGGCATTGGAAGAGCCACGCTTTATCGAAAACTCAAGAAATTCGGGCTCAACTAA
- the dut gene encoding dUTP diphosphatase, translated as MSTVKIVRINQKAILPRYATANAAGMDLAACLDAPLEIDPFTTALIPTGLCIELPEGFEAQLRPRSGLALKHLISLPNTPATIDADYRGEVKVILVNYGKKPFTVQHGDRIAQMVVARYEHVALEEVNSLSQTERGNGGFGHTGISTGKSMPVVNDE; from the coding sequence ATGTCTACGGTAAAGATAGTCCGTATAAATCAAAAAGCCATTCTTCCTCGTTATGCAACGGCGAATGCAGCTGGCATGGATCTGGCTGCATGTCTGGATGCTCCTTTGGAAATCGATCCTTTCACAACAGCGCTCATTCCCACGGGGTTGTGTATCGAGCTGCCCGAAGGTTTTGAGGCTCAGCTCAGACCGCGCAGCGGTTTGGCTCTCAAACATTTGATCTCTCTACCCAATACACCGGCTACCATCGATGCAGACTACAGAGGAGAGGTCAAGGTGATTCTCGTCAATTATGGAAAAAAGCCGTTTACGGTTCAACATGGTGATCGAATTGCTCAAATGGTTGTTGCTCGTTACGAACATGTGGCGCTCGAAGAAGTGAATTCACTATCACAGACAGAGCGTGGCAATGGAGGTTTCGGACATACGGGAATCAGCACCGGAAAGTCTATGCCGGTAGTGAACGACGAGTGA
- a CDS encoding TIGR04282 family arsenosugar biosynthesis glycosyltransferase, whose amino-acid sequence MDTPLLIVFTRNPVKGRVKKRLAAATSDDFALKVYNKLRSITQEASSASGADIAVYYDNHLPDDDIFQGAKTKTFLQEGNDLGTRMFNAFKQGFSENYRRIALIGTDCPELTGTIIRSAFGALEQHHAVLGPAKDGGYYLIGLRALLSELFIGKQWSTSTVCREAKNELDRHGLDYALLQTLSDIDTVEDLGNFTLD is encoded by the coding sequence ATGGACACTCCCCTGCTCATCGTTTTTACGAGAAACCCTGTAAAAGGGCGAGTCAAAAAACGCCTTGCCGCAGCGACAAGTGACGACTTTGCATTGAAAGTTTACAACAAACTCCGGAGCATCACCCAAGAAGCATCATCAGCAAGCGGAGCCGACATTGCAGTCTACTACGATAACCACTTGCCTGATGATGATATTTTCCAGGGAGCGAAAACCAAGACTTTTTTACAGGAGGGGAATGATCTCGGCACTCGCATGTTCAATGCCTTCAAGCAGGGTTTTTCAGAAAACTACCGTCGCATAGCACTGATAGGAACCGACTGTCCCGAACTTACAGGAACAATAATCAGAAGCGCTTTTGGCGCCCTGGAGCAACACCATGCGGTACTTGGGCCGGCAAAGGACGGCGGTTACTATCTCATAGGGTTGCGTGCGCTCCTTTCTGAACTTTTTATCGGCAAGCAATGGAGCACCAGTACTGTCTGTCGGGAAGCGAAGAATGAACTCGATCGTCATGGCCTTGATTATGCTTTGCTACAAACCCTTTCCGATATAGATACCGTTGAAGACCTCGGAAATTTTACACTGGATTGA
- a CDS encoding peptide-binding protein, with translation MQKIVVWLSFFFLCSTLPSCSSPQEYRSDHITIGIDGDFDHLNPLLIQLSLSREVCTLIFPSLTKPSYDQEKGSIEFKPNAAESWEFSDDGKKAVFYLRKDAVWQDDEPLTSEDFKFSYQLYANPEIASTRQHYLNDLLALDDGSIDFENSVETPDDHTLVLKFNKPMAPAIILDHFNDLMPVAKHIFDSIPPEEIRMRAAETPIVGAGPFKVKEWARQQKLVLVSNEKSILPHPALISTMSFIIAPEYTTRLAMLKSGQLDALISAGGINPKDLPELQKTNPEIMIKPVKNRYFDSIVWLTIDGESYRKHEEIKPNLFFGDKKVRQAMTYAIDRQAIIDGFMGPKHAVVVNTSLSPAYEAIANRSLDTYTYDPQKAQLLLKQAGWEPGPDGIMQKNGKKFSFTLAAQAGNPRRNYAATIIQQNLREIGIECELRIDEKLIFNKSQNEFLYDAALSGLAAETLPFQLIIWGSDFQNRPFNSSAFQHAKLDRVISQLSTPLPENESLLLWQEYQKILHEEQPRTFLYYYDELEGFSKRIKNVEVNLLSTLYNAYEWELN, from the coding sequence ATGCAAAAAATAGTAGTCTGGTTATCATTTTTTTTTCTCTGCAGCACGCTTCCCTCTTGCAGTAGTCCACAGGAATACCGTTCGGATCACATTACCATAGGTATCGATGGCGACTTCGACCACCTCAACCCCCTGCTCATACAGCTCTCTCTCTCTCGAGAGGTTTGCACGCTTATATTCCCATCCTTGACAAAACCCTCCTATGACCAAGAAAAAGGAAGTATCGAATTCAAACCAAACGCAGCCGAGAGCTGGGAGTTCAGTGATGACGGGAAAAAAGCAGTGTTTTATCTCAGAAAAGATGCGGTTTGGCAAGACGACGAACCGTTAACATCGGAAGACTTCAAGTTTTCGTACCAGCTCTACGCAAATCCTGAAATTGCCAGCACTCGCCAACACTACCTCAACGACCTTTTGGCGCTCGATGATGGCAGCATCGATTTTGAAAACAGTGTCGAAACACCTGACGATCATACTCTGGTTCTGAAGTTCAATAAACCGATGGCTCCAGCCATTATCCTCGATCATTTCAATGATCTTATGCCGGTCGCGAAGCATATTTTCGATTCGATTCCTCCCGAAGAAATCCGTATGCGAGCAGCAGAAACCCCGATTGTCGGTGCAGGCCCTTTCAAGGTGAAGGAATGGGCTCGGCAGCAAAAACTTGTACTCGTATCGAACGAGAAATCGATATTACCTCATCCTGCACTGATTTCCACCATGAGCTTCATCATCGCCCCGGAGTACACCACACGCCTTGCCATGCTGAAATCAGGACAGCTTGATGCACTCATATCTGCTGGCGGGATAAACCCGAAAGACCTCCCGGAACTGCAAAAGACAAACCCGGAGATCATGATAAAACCCGTCAAGAATCGATATTTCGACAGTATCGTATGGCTGACCATCGACGGGGAGTCTTATAGAAAGCATGAGGAAATCAAACCGAATTTATTCTTTGGGGATAAAAAGGTCCGTCAAGCCATGACCTATGCCATAGACCGCCAAGCCATAATCGATGGCTTCATGGGCCCGAAGCATGCCGTGGTAGTCAATACATCTCTATCCCCCGCCTATGAAGCGATTGCCAACCGGTCCCTCGATACGTATACATATGATCCCCAAAAAGCGCAGTTATTGCTCAAACAAGCCGGGTGGGAACCCGGACCCGACGGCATCATGCAGAAAAACGGTAAAAAGTTTTCCTTTACCCTTGCAGCCCAGGCTGGGAACCCGCGCAGAAACTACGCGGCAACAATTATCCAGCAAAACCTCCGTGAGATAGGCATAGAATGTGAGCTTAGAATCGACGAAAAACTTATTTTCAACAAAAGCCAGAACGAATTCCTCTACGATGCCGCACTATCGGGCCTTGCCGCCGAAACCCTGCCGTTTCAGCTTATCATCTGGGGCTCGGATTTCCAGAACAGGCCTTTTAACTCCTCGGCTTTTCAACACGCGAAACTCGACAGGGTAATAAGCCAACTAAGCACTCCCCTTCCGGAAAACGAAAGCCTTCTCTTATGGCAAGAGTACCAAAAAATACTTCATGAAGAACAGCCGAGAACCTTCCTTTACTACTATGACGAACTCGAGGGATTCAGCAAACGGATTAAAAACGTGGAAGTCAATCTTCTCTCGACCCTCTATAACGCATATGAATGGGAGTTGAATTAA
- a CDS encoding NAD(P)/FAD-dependent oxidoreductase, which translates to MNTEHYDVVIVGGGPAGLSAAIYAARAELRTVVLDKDPHAGALGMAHVIANYPGVRSDISGIELLDSMKSQAESFGAKFFREKVTGLDLSKREKNVFTASGKVFRAKALILATGSMGKSRKIKGEQELLGVGVSYCATCDAAFYKGQVVAVAGRTGEAVEEAKVLSRFAGKVYLLCPTSSFSAPSEMVEGLDFQPNIEVRYNQSIVAINGDKAVESLTIRGENAPLEVDGVFLYLSGSSPIIDYAGGQLDCVEESCLKIGADFSTSVPGVFAAGDILCKDIKQAIIVASEGCRAALYADKFLRGRSTAKMDYN; encoded by the coding sequence ATGAATACAGAACACTATGATGTTGTGATTGTAGGGGGAGGGCCTGCAGGTTTGTCCGCAGCTATCTATGCCGCAAGGGCTGAATTACGAACAGTTGTCCTTGATAAGGACCCCCATGCAGGTGCTCTCGGTATGGCTCACGTTATCGCCAACTATCCCGGTGTTCGTTCGGATATCTCCGGTATCGAACTGCTTGATTCGATGAAAAGTCAGGCTGAATCGTTCGGGGCAAAGTTTTTCAGAGAAAAAGTAACCGGCCTGGATCTGAGCAAACGAGAAAAGAATGTTTTTACGGCAAGCGGCAAGGTGTTCAGGGCAAAAGCTTTGATTCTCGCTACCGGTTCGATGGGAAAGAGCAGGAAGATAAAGGGAGAGCAGGAACTCTTGGGGGTTGGTGTCAGCTATTGCGCTACCTGTGATGCTGCATTTTACAAGGGACAGGTTGTTGCCGTTGCCGGCCGAACCGGAGAAGCGGTAGAAGAAGCGAAGGTGCTCTCACGCTTTGCAGGGAAAGTGTATTTGCTCTGTCCGACATCCTCGTTTTCGGCACCGTCCGAAATGGTCGAGGGACTCGATTTTCAGCCGAATATTGAAGTGCGGTATAACCAAAGCATTGTTGCGATTAACGGGGACAAAGCAGTTGAGTCTCTTACAATCCGTGGAGAGAATGCTCCACTCGAAGTAGACGGCGTTTTTCTTTATCTGAGCGGTTCTTCTCCGATTATCGATTACGCGGGAGGGCAGCTTGATTGTGTCGAAGAAAGTTGTCTGAAGATAGGGGCGGATTTTTCTACATCCGTACCTGGTGTTTTTGCCGCAGGGGATATTTTATGCAAGGATATCAAGCAGGCGATTATTGTTGCTTCTGAAGGGTGCCGTGCCGCTCTGTATGCGGATAAGTTTCTGAGAGGAAGAAGCACGGCGAAGATGGATTATAATTGA
- the bchF gene encoding 2-vinyl bacteriochlorophyllide hydratase: MPRYTPEQLEKRNLSVWTKVQGILAPIQFVAFIAGLAVTILYKLDMGIDNFAWVTAFIILKTVIFLLIFITGAFFEKDVFDQYVFAPEFFWEDVGSTIAIVIHLGYFILFYMGLDENVLIWTALLAYLSYLINAAQFLFRLIIEKQHARKTQTAN; encoded by the coding sequence ATGCCTCGTTATACTCCCGAACAGCTTGAAAAAAGAAATCTTTCCGTATGGACAAAAGTGCAGGGCATCCTTGCACCCATACAGTTTGTTGCTTTCATAGCCGGCCTTGCCGTGACCATTCTGTACAAATTAGACATGGGTATCGACAACTTTGCCTGGGTGACCGCTTTTATCATTCTGAAAACCGTTATTTTTCTCCTCATTTTTATCACAGGAGCGTTTTTCGAAAAAGACGTCTTCGACCAATACGTTTTTGCACCGGAGTTTTTTTGGGAAGATGTCGGCAGCACTATAGCAATAGTCATTCACCTTGGCTACTTTATCTTATTTTACATGGGCCTGGATGAAAATGTCCTTATCTGGACTGCACTCCTTGCTTATCTGAGTTACTTGATTAACGCAGCACAGTTTCTGTTCCGCCTGATCATTGAAAAACAGCATGCGAGAAAAACCCAAACCGCAAACTGA
- the bchC gene encoding chlorophyll synthesis pathway protein BchC, producing MKAKAIVFTGVRQIEVKNVTLKPVLSTDVLIETHWSSISTGTEKMAFNGLIPSPPFIFPFIPGYETVGKITQVGAHVNENLIGKYAYIAGSFGYQDVNAAFGGASQFVVCPVESITVLEGIDDPKCGIALPLGATALHFMDLADIAGKKVLVLGQGAVGILAVQLAKHMGAKLVAATEPYQNRLNFSSADLKVNPSIQDVSAALAGNEFDVMIDSTGVMNAIETGLRFLKFHGKVIFGGYYQRMNIDYSQAFEKELSFVAARQWAKGDLLRVRDLIRTGKLNTKKIFTHSHSVDTDLAEAYHQAFNDPDCLKMILSWKESDTETLPE from the coding sequence ATGAAAGCAAAAGCAATCGTTTTTACCGGTGTTCGTCAGATAGAAGTGAAAAACGTAACGCTCAAACCGGTGTTATCGACCGATGTACTCATTGAAACGCATTGGTCTTCGATCAGTACAGGTACCGAAAAAATGGCATTCAACGGCCTTATTCCTTCACCGCCTTTCATCTTTCCGTTTATACCGGGTTATGAAACCGTAGGTAAAATCACACAGGTCGGGGCTCACGTCAATGAAAATCTCATCGGCAAATATGCCTACATTGCCGGATCTTTCGGATACCAGGACGTCAATGCCGCTTTTGGAGGGGCATCACAGTTTGTCGTTTGTCCGGTCGAAAGCATTACGGTACTTGAAGGCATTGACGACCCGAAATGCGGCATTGCGCTTCCCCTTGGAGCAACAGCACTCCATTTTATGGATCTTGCAGACATAGCAGGAAAAAAAGTTCTTGTTCTTGGCCAGGGGGCTGTAGGTATTCTCGCCGTCCAGCTGGCCAAACACATGGGAGCAAAACTTGTTGCGGCTACAGAACCCTATCAGAACCGTCTTAACTTCTCTTCAGCCGATCTGAAAGTAAATCCGTCAATCCAGGATGTTTCAGCAGCCCTCGCTGGAAATGAGTTTGATGTCATGATAGACAGTACCGGTGTCATGAACGCTATCGAAACCGGTCTGCGCTTCCTGAAGTTCCACGGTAAAGTAATTTTTGGAGGCTACTACCAGCGAATGAACATCGATTATTCACAAGCCTTTGAAAAAGAACTGTCATTTGTCGCTGCACGTCAATGGGCCAAAGGTGACCTGCTCCGTGTCAGGGATCTTATCAGAACCGGAAAACTGAACACAAAAAAGATATTCACCCATAGCCACTCCGTTGATACCGATCTTGCCGAAGCGTACCATCAAGCCTTCAACGATCCGGACTGTTTAAAGATGATTCTGAGCTGGAAAGAGTCTGATACCGAAACCCTGCCAGAATAG
- a CDS encoding FAD-dependent oxidoreductase has translation MKVAIFGAGIAGLSAALELVDLGYNVEIYEKRKILGGKVSVWKDNDGDSIESGLHIVFGGYEQLQTYLDRVGAGDNYLWKEHSLIYAEPDGKQSLFKKANLPSPWAEVVGGLQADFLTMWDKVSLIKGLYPALAGNEEYFRSQDHMTYSEWHRLRGASENSLQKLWRAIALAMNFIEPNVISARPMLTIFKYFGTDYAATKFAFFRENPGDSMIEPMRRYIQSKGGRIFIDAKLSHFDLNESGSIERAVLSDGHPVEADAYISALPVHNVKKILPKQWLHHNYFSDLYQFTGSPVANCQLWFDKKITDTDNLMFSQGTIFATFADVSITCPNDFQQGTGTATGGSVMSLVLAPAHHLMDMPNEVITEMIMKDIHDRFPKSRHAKLLKSTIVKIPESVYQAVPDVDKFRPDQISPIDNFYLAGDYTYQRYLASMEGAALSGRHVAEKLHVRVGK, from the coding sequence GTGAAAGTAGCAATTTTTGGAGCTGGCATTGCCGGCTTGAGTGCAGCCCTTGAACTGGTCGACCTCGGATATAACGTTGAAATCTATGAGAAACGAAAAATTCTCGGCGGCAAGGTTTCTGTTTGGAAAGATAACGACGGTGATTCGATCGAGTCGGGGCTGCACATAGTTTTCGGTGGTTATGAACAATTACAGACCTATCTTGATAGGGTTGGAGCCGGCGACAACTATCTTTGGAAAGAACACTCTCTCATCTATGCCGAGCCTGATGGAAAACAGTCGCTTTTCAAAAAAGCCAACCTGCCGAGTCCCTGGGCCGAGGTCGTTGGCGGCCTGCAGGCTGATTTTCTTACGATGTGGGACAAAGTTTCTCTAATCAAAGGCCTCTATCCCGCTCTCGCCGGAAATGAAGAATATTTTCGTAGCCAGGATCATATGACGTATTCGGAATGGCACCGCTTAAGAGGCGCCTCCGAAAACTCCCTGCAAAAACTCTGGAGAGCAATTGCGCTTGCAATGAACTTTATAGAACCGAATGTCATCAGCGCGCGTCCGATGCTGACAATATTCAAGTATTTCGGTACAGATTACGCTGCGACAAAATTCGCTTTTTTCCGCGAAAACCCTGGGGACTCCATGATCGAGCCCATGCGCCGGTATATCCAGAGTAAAGGGGGCAGAATCTTTATCGATGCCAAACTTTCCCATTTTGACCTCAACGAAAGCGGTTCCATTGAACGGGCCGTCCTCAGCGATGGTCATCCGGTTGAAGCCGATGCCTATATCTCTGCTCTCCCGGTACACAATGTCAAAAAAATATTACCGAAACAGTGGTTGCACCATAATTATTTCTCCGATCTTTATCAGTTTACAGGCAGCCCTGTAGCCAATTGTCAACTATGGTTCGACAAAAAAATAACCGATACCGATAACCTGATGTTTTCTCAGGGAACGATTTTCGCAACCTTTGCCGACGTATCCATCACCTGCCCGAATGATTTCCAGCAAGGTACTGGTACAGCAACAGGGGGCAGCGTCATGAGTCTGGTGCTTGCACCGGCACATCATCTCATGGATATGCCAAACGAGGTCATTACAGAAATGATCATGAAAGACATCCACGATCGTTTCCCGAAGTCAAGGCATGCCAAATTGCTGAAATCAACGATAGTAAAAATACCCGAGTCAGTCTATCAAGCAGTTCCTGATGTGGACAAGTTCAGACCCGATCAAATCAGTCCGATCGACAATTTCTATCTTGCGGGAGACTATACTTATCAGCGATATCTCGCATCGATGGAAGGCGCTGCGCTCAGCGGTCGTCACGTTGCTGAAAAACTGCATGTAAGAGTCGGGAAGTAA
- the bshB1 gene encoding bacillithiol biosynthesis deacetylase BshB1: MDNKTEKVYALAFGAHPDDVELSCGATLLKLIDEGQTVAVCDLTQGEMGTLGSPETRKTESAKATKVMGYTKRITLDLGDSKLHDTEEAQKEIIRVIRHFQPCVVFTNPPDERHPDHIKASRLVYDAIFYAGLKKITTLHNGKKQEPYRPPHLLYYMQFKHFDPSIIVDVTATFERSRTGILAFGSQFYREGETNEPETLIQRKEFLSGLEARARYLGEQIGTGYGEGFSAPGPIKAATFTALFPEN, translated from the coding sequence GTGGATAATAAAACAGAAAAGGTTTACGCTCTTGCTTTCGGTGCTCATCCCGATGATGTAGAGCTTTCTTGCGGGGCAACATTGCTGAAACTCATCGATGAAGGCCAAACTGTTGCCGTATGTGATCTCACTCAGGGCGAAATGGGAACCCTCGGTTCACCGGAAACAAGAAAAACAGAATCCGCCAAGGCAACAAAAGTCATGGGTTACACAAAACGCATAACGCTCGATCTTGGAGACTCAAAACTCCACGACACCGAAGAGGCACAGAAAGAAATCATCCGGGTCATTCGTCATTTTCAACCCTGCGTGGTGTTCACCAACCCTCCAGACGAACGACATCCTGATCATATCAAAGCATCGCGCCTGGTTTATGATGCGATTTTCTATGCCGGACTCAAAAAAATCACCACGCTGCACAACGGCAAGAAACAGGAACCTTACAGACCGCCGCATCTGCTCTACTATATGCAGTTCAAGCACTTCGACCCGTCTATCATCGTCGATGTCACAGCAACGTTCGAACGATCCAGAACAGGAATCCTCGCTTTCGGTTCACAATTCTACAGGGAAGGTGAGACAAACGAACCGGAAACCTTGATCCAGCGAAAAGAATTTCTCAGCGGACTCGAGGCCCGAGCCCGATATCTCGGAGAACAGATTGGAACCGGATATGGAGAAGGTTTTAGTGCACCAGGTCCTATCAAAGCAGCTACGTTCACTGCCCTGTTTCCAGAAAACTGA